The nucleotide window AAGCCGGAGGCAGCACGCGGCTGTCGAAGAAGGTGGGATCCACCACCAAGTTGCCCTTGATGCGACGAATGCCGAGCGCCCACAGCTGATTGGCGAGCTCGGAGAGGTCAGCCGTTTCGAAGGTGGGATCGCCGCCGCCGCGGAAGTAAAGGTCCCCGGCCAGCTCTCCGCCCGCCTCGAGGTATCGGCCCGAGGTCCGCTGGGGACCGTACACCGCCGTTCGGAACCGGTACTCGGGGCCGAGCAGAGACAGCGCCGCCGAGGAGGTGACCAGCTTGACGTTCGAGGCCGCGTTGAGCTGGGCCTTGGGCTCGCGCGCATAGAGCACCCGGCCCGTTTCTTGATCCAGGACACTCACCGAGACCTTCGCGGCGCCCAGCGGGGCAGGGACCTGGCCGGGGCCACCGAAAAGAGCGTCGAGCTGGGCTCCCAGCCACTTGGCACGGGCCGCCCCGTCGGCCGGAGGGGACGGGAGAGGGGGCAGCGCCAGGGTTCGCGGCCCCAGCGCGGCGGCCAGCCGCTCCGCGGTCATCTCGGGGGCCGAAGGCGTGGCCGTCAGGGTTCCGTCGCTTGGCCGGGCCGGCGAGGCCAGGGGGGAGGCTGGTGCGGGCGTGGCCGGAGCCGCGGGCCGTTGCGGCGCCGCGCAGGCCAGCAGCGAAGCCCCAAAGAGCGCATGGCAGGCCAGTCGAAGACGCGTGGAAGGCGTGAGCCTCATGGTCTCAGCAAATTAACCGCAGGCCAGGGCCGCGGTCCAGGTTCGCTTCGCGTCGTCCGGACGGCGGGAGGCGAAGCGGAGCTCTCACGCCGCGAAAGCCGCCTATAATCGCGGGATCTTGTCGAACGATCTGTTTTCCCGCGCTGCCGAAAAGGACCGCAGAGGCCAACCTCTCGCAGAGCGCATGCGGCCGAGCCGCCTGTCGGAGGTGGTGGGACAGGCTCAGCTCCTGGGCCCTCACACGTGGCTCCGGCGCGCGATCGACAGCCGTCGCCTGACGTCCGTCATCCTGTGGGGCCCCCCTGGCGTGGGCAAGACCACCTTGGGACGCCTGATTGCCCGCGAAATCGAGGCCCACTTCGCCCCGCTCTCGGCGGTCATGTCGGGCGTCAAGGATCTGCGAGAGGCCATCGCAGAGGCGGAGCAACTTCGGAACCTGCGAGGGCGTCGCACGGTGCTCTTCGTCGATGAGATTCACCGCTTCAACAAGGCGCAACAAGACGCCCTGCTGCCTCACGTCGAATCAGGAACCGTCATTCTTGTGGGTGCCACCACCGAGAACCCGTCCTTCGAGGTCAACGCGGCGCTCTTGTCCCGCACCAAGGTGCTCGTCCTGCAACCGCTCAGCGCCGAGGATCTCGAAACCCTGCTTGCGCGAGCCCTCGCCGATCCCGTGCAAGGCCTGGGAGGGCAAAGCCTCGTCTGTCCTCCGGAGATCCGCAAGCTGATCGCCGCCGAGTCCCGCGGGGACGCGCGGCGTGCGCTGGCCACCCTCGAGGCCGCCGCTGCCGTGAACGCCCCCGATGCCGAGGGGCAACAGATCATCGACCGCCGGGCGGTAGAGGAGGCCCTGCAACGCAAGACTCTCCTTTACGATAAGGCGGGCGATGAGCACTACGCCGTCGTCAGCGCGTTCATCAAGAGCTTGCGGGGGAGCGATCCGGACGCGGCCACCTACTGGCTGGCCCGGATGATCGAAGCTGGGGAAGATCCTCTCTTCATCATGCGGCGGATGGTCATCTTTGCATCCGAGGATGTCGGCAATGCCGACCCCCGGGCCCTGTCCGTCGCCCTTGCAGCCATGGAGGCGGCGCGCTTCATCGGCTTCCCGGAGGCGGTGTATCCGCTGACCCAGGCGGCGCTCTACCTGGCGTTGGCGCCGAAGAGCCACAGTGCCCTCACCACCTACCGAGCCGCGCAAGCCGCCGTCGAAGCGCACGGACCTCTCCCCGTGCCCGCCCATCTGCGGAACGCCTCCTCGGGCATGGCCCGCGCCCTGGGCCACGGCCGCGACTACCGTTACCCCCATGATCACCCTGGCCATCACGTGGAGCAGTCGTATCTGCCCGAGGCCCTCAAGGACAGTTGCTTCTTTCGCCCCTCGGACCAGGGCGAAGAGCCCCAGCTGGCGGAGGCCTTTCGGAGGCGTTGCGAACGAGGCTGAGGACCTCGCAGGGCGCCTGCCTCGATACCGCGACCCCCGCTGCGTCTTCGAAACGAAGAGGGCCCGCCGTGGCGAGCCCTTCTTGTGTGTGGTGCCGCAGTGTTTGGCAGCCCCTGGGGGCTACTTCTTGCGGCGTCGCCCCAATCGGAAGGCTCCGATACCTGCCACCGTCAGTCCGAAGATAACGAGCGGCACGGCTGCCGGATTGCCCTGGTTGCCCGCCACGGAGTCAGGCTGCATGAAGCACCCGCCCTTGAAGTCGGGGTCACAGATGTCGCCCAAGCCGTCCTTGTCCTTGTTGCTCTGGCGGGCGTTCGTGAGCGTGGGGCAGTTGTCGCACTTGTTCACGATGGCGTCGAGGTCGAAGTCTTCACAGGCATCGCCCACGCCGTTGCCGTCCACGTCCGCCTGGTCCGGATTGTAAAGCCGTGGGCAGTTGTCCTCGAGACCAATGAAGCCATCCGGCTGGTCCTGACCAAGGCAATCCTTGTCGTCGTCGTCCGCATCGCCCGGCGTGGCCACGTTCGTGAAGCGAATGTAGTCCAGCTTGATGCAGTCTGGGTCGTCGAGGTTCTGCACGTCGCAGTCCGGAGTGGCCTCGGTCGACGGCGTGAACGTGAAGCCATCGAAGGTCTTGCCCGCGTACTCGGGCACTTTGCGGAGATCCACCGCGTAGGTATGGAACTTTCCGTCCCACACCAAGTAGGGCTTGCGCTCTGTATCCGAGTCCTGAACCGCGGGGTTGTCTGTGGGAATCCGAATCGTGGGGCCGTCCTTGAGTTGCACGATCGCAGTCGCCTTGGGCTGCTTTTGGGGATCGCGATCCCTCAAGGGAAGCGCCATGCGCACGAGCAAGGCGTTGTCCCCGTAGACCACGAATCTCTCTCCCTTGACGTTCGCCACCTCAGGCTCCCGTTCAGCGATGCGCCCGTCGATGCGGACGGGAAGCTGCTGGTTGTGGGTGGTGAACTGGAGAGTGCCGTCGGCCCCGGGCGTATTGATGTTCGCGTAGCTCAGGATGGCCGGCGAGTTGAGATCCTGCTTAGGTCCCGAGACCACCATGCTCAGCCCACCCGCGGGCGTGAAGGTTCTTTCGTCGTCAACCTTTTGCATGAACTCCCAGTAAGCGGAGTCGTCGTAGGCCTGGTCGAAGGTGGTCCGCATCCGTCCTCGGTAGC belongs to Myxococcales bacterium and includes:
- a CDS encoding replication-associated recombination protein A, translating into MRPSRLSEVVGQAQLLGPHTWLRRAIDSRRLTSVILWGPPGVGKTTLGRLIAREIEAHFAPLSAVMSGVKDLREAIAEAEQLRNLRGRRTVLFVDEIHRFNKAQQDALLPHVESGTVILVGATTENPSFEVNAALLSRTKVLVLQPLSAEDLETLLARALADPVQGLGGQSLVCPPEIRKLIAAESRGDARRALATLEAAAAVNAPDAEGQQIIDRRAVEEALQRKTLLYDKAGDEHYAVVSAFIKSLRGSDPDAATYWLARMIEAGEDPLFIMRRMVIFASEDVGNADPRALSVALAAMEAARFIGFPEAVYPLTQAALYLALAPKSHSALTTYRAAQAAVEAHGPLPVPAHLRNASSGMARALGHGRDYRYPHDHPGHHVEQSYLPEALKDSCFFRPSDQGEEPQLAEAFRRRCERG